The Humulus lupulus chromosome 4, drHumLupu1.1, whole genome shotgun sequence genome has a window encoding:
- the LOC133830846 gene encoding uncharacterized protein LOC133830846 isoform X1, with product MDARRASRAVSDPKVRRVGFFTPDAQVQPLSGRTQSGPPAAASPSSESPAGNSLSPVMIPPPRQLSDLTSRTAAVPVPDSAFRRPVAGDHVPIGSYNPASDSLLGTSPAASPKSLSADGELEFSEESSPGLYRRNSSGKLASSFPGGGFESTKVNVPNNLAAKARNLAVGSEVKKSLDVPVLAEKSGEIVTEMQNEPQPTSKPLKSKTTKAERRALQEAQRAAKSAAKDGSNSAAVPGRVASNKSVKQPTLRKESSSIAPSVAASDKKGVDYLPDKERKKDVPPPRMQFDDKNRVEKAKKRALFYQTEAKNRVELFLHLPQYEHGTQLPDLESKFFQLEPIHPVIYKVGLQYLTGDISGGNARCIAMLQSFQEAIRDYSTPPEKSLYRDLTAKLSSYISFFTECRPLSISMGNAIRYIKSRIAKLPHLLSESEAKAAICADIDIFINEKILLADKVIVRHAATKVRDGDVLLTYGSSCVVEMTLLYAHELGIQFRVVVVDSRPKFEGQALVRRLVAKGLSCTYTHINAVSYVMHEVTKVILGAASVLSNGTVYSRVGTASVAMVAHAFRVPVLICCEAYKFHERVQLDSICSNELGDSDAIAVVPCRKDVNYLEHLANKENLQLLNLLYDATPSDYITMIVTDYGMIPPTSVPVIVREYRRAEVWL from the exons ATGGACGCGCGTCGTGCCTCTCGAGCCGTCAGCGACCCCAAGGTGCGCCGCGTAGGATTCTTCACTCCCGACGCTCAGGTCCAACCCCTATCCGGCCGAACTCAGTCCGGTCCACCCGCCGCTGCATCCCCCTCCTCAGAGTCTCCGGCCGGCAATTCCTTATCTCCGGTCATGATTCCTCCGCCACGTCAACTCTCTGACCTAACGTCCCGTACAGCTGCTGTACCGGTTCCGGATTCAGCGTTCCGTCGTCCGGTCGCCGGGGACCATGTACCGATCGGAAGCTACAACCCGGCGTCAGACTCGCTGCTAGGGACCTCTCCTGCGGCCTCGCCTAAGAGTTTGTCCGCGGACGGAGAGTTGGAGTTCTCGGAGGAGTCTTCACCCGGTTTGTACCGCCGGAACTCTTCCGGCAAGCTGGCTTCGAGTTTCCCGGGCGGCGGCTTTGAATCGACGAAGGTGAATGTACCGAATAATTTAGCCGCGAAGGCGAGGAATTTGGCTGTTGGTTCAGAAGTGAAGAAATCTCTTGACGTGCCTG TTCTTGCAGAAAAGAGTGGGGAGATTGTTACTGAAATGCAAAATGAGCCCCAACCCACTTCAAAACCCTTGAAATCCAAAACAACGAAAGCTGAAAGACGTGCATTACAGGAGGCTCAACGTGCTGCAAAATCTGCTGCAAAAG ATGGAAGTAATTCTGCTGCAGTACCTGGTAGAGTTGCTTCTAATAAATCTGTGAAGCAGCCTACACTAAGGAAAGAGTCTTCTTCTATTGCACCTTCAGTGGCTGCTTCTGACAAGAAAGGAGTTGATTATCTGCCagacaaagaaagaaagaaagatgttCCTCCACCACGCATGCAATTTGATGATAAGAATCGAGTGGAGAAGGCAAAAAAGCGTGCATTGTTCTATCAAACTGAAGCTAAAAATAGAGTTGAATTGTTTCTGCATTTGCCCCAGTATGAACATGGGACCCAACTTCCTGATCTTGAATCAAAGTTTTTCCAACTTGAGCCAATACATCCTGTAATTTATAAG GTTGGATTACAGTATTTGACTGGAGATATTTCTGGGGGGAATGCTCGTTGTATTGCCATGCTTCAATCATTTCAGGAAGCAATTAGAGACTATTCCACTCCACCAGAGAAAAGTCTTTATAGGGACTTAACTGCTAAACTCAGTAGTTATATTTCATTTTTTACAGAATGCAGACCACTTTCTATCAGTATGGGAAATGCAATTAGGTATATAAAGAGTCGTATTGCCAAATTACCACATTTGCTTTCTGAATCAGAAGCAAAAGCTGCAATTTGTGCAGATATTGACATCTTTATAAATGAGAAGATACTACTTGCTGACAAGGTGATAGTAAGGCATGCTGCTACGAAGGTTAGAGATGGGGATGTTCTTCTCACGTATGGATCATCATGTGTGGTTGAGATGACTCTGTTGTATGCCCATGAGCTTGGAATACAATTTCGAGTTGTGGTAGTAGACTCACGCCCAAAGTTTGAAGGTCAAGCATTAGTTCGGAGGCTGGTGGCTAAGGGATTGAGTTGTACATACACTCATATAAATGCGGTTTCTTATGTTATGCATGAAGTGACAAAAGTGATTTTAGGGGCTGCCTCTGTATTGTCAAATGGAACTGTATATTCTAGAGTTGGGACTGCATCTGTAGCTATGGTTGCTCATGCATTCCGAGTTCCAGTCTTGATCTGTTGTGAAGCATATAAATTTCATGAAAGGGTACAACTTGATTCAATTTGCTCCAATGAACTAG GTGACTCTGATGCTATAGCAGTGGTTCCTTGTAGAAAGGATGTGAATTATCTGGAACATTTGGCAAATAAAGAAAATCTACAACTTCTaaatttatt GTATGATGCTACTCCATCAGATTATATTACAATGATTGTAACAGATTATGGCATG ATCCCACCCACAAGTGTACCTGTCATTGTACGTGAGTATCGAAGAGCAGAAGTATGGTTGTAG
- the LOC133830846 gene encoding uncharacterized protein LOC133830846 isoform X2: MDARRASRAVSDPKVRRVGFFTPDAQVQPLSGRTQSGPPAAASPSSESPAGNSLSPVMIPPPRQLSDLTSRTAAVPVPDSAFRRPVAGDHVPIGSYNPASDSLLGTSPAASPKSLSADGELEFSEESSPGLYRRNSSGKLASSFPGGGFESTKVNVPNNLAAKARNLAVGSEVKKSLDVPEKSGEIVTEMQNEPQPTSKPLKSKTTKAERRALQEAQRAAKSAAKDGSNSAAVPGRVASNKSVKQPTLRKESSSIAPSVAASDKKGVDYLPDKERKKDVPPPRMQFDDKNRVEKAKKRALFYQTEAKNRVELFLHLPQYEHGTQLPDLESKFFQLEPIHPVIYKVGLQYLTGDISGGNARCIAMLQSFQEAIRDYSTPPEKSLYRDLTAKLSSYISFFTECRPLSISMGNAIRYIKSRIAKLPHLLSESEAKAAICADIDIFINEKILLADKVIVRHAATKVRDGDVLLTYGSSCVVEMTLLYAHELGIQFRVVVVDSRPKFEGQALVRRLVAKGLSCTYTHINAVSYVMHEVTKVILGAASVLSNGTVYSRVGTASVAMVAHAFRVPVLICCEAYKFHERVQLDSICSNELGDSDAIAVVPCRKDVNYLEHLANKENLQLLNLLYDATPSDYITMIVTDYGMIPPTSVPVIVREYRRAEVWL, from the exons ATGGACGCGCGTCGTGCCTCTCGAGCCGTCAGCGACCCCAAGGTGCGCCGCGTAGGATTCTTCACTCCCGACGCTCAGGTCCAACCCCTATCCGGCCGAACTCAGTCCGGTCCACCCGCCGCTGCATCCCCCTCCTCAGAGTCTCCGGCCGGCAATTCCTTATCTCCGGTCATGATTCCTCCGCCACGTCAACTCTCTGACCTAACGTCCCGTACAGCTGCTGTACCGGTTCCGGATTCAGCGTTCCGTCGTCCGGTCGCCGGGGACCATGTACCGATCGGAAGCTACAACCCGGCGTCAGACTCGCTGCTAGGGACCTCTCCTGCGGCCTCGCCTAAGAGTTTGTCCGCGGACGGAGAGTTGGAGTTCTCGGAGGAGTCTTCACCCGGTTTGTACCGCCGGAACTCTTCCGGCAAGCTGGCTTCGAGTTTCCCGGGCGGCGGCTTTGAATCGACGAAGGTGAATGTACCGAATAATTTAGCCGCGAAGGCGAGGAATTTGGCTGTTGGTTCAGAAGTGAAGAAATCTCTTGACGTGCCTG AAAAGAGTGGGGAGATTGTTACTGAAATGCAAAATGAGCCCCAACCCACTTCAAAACCCTTGAAATCCAAAACAACGAAAGCTGAAAGACGTGCATTACAGGAGGCTCAACGTGCTGCAAAATCTGCTGCAAAAG ATGGAAGTAATTCTGCTGCAGTACCTGGTAGAGTTGCTTCTAATAAATCTGTGAAGCAGCCTACACTAAGGAAAGAGTCTTCTTCTATTGCACCTTCAGTGGCTGCTTCTGACAAGAAAGGAGTTGATTATCTGCCagacaaagaaagaaagaaagatgttCCTCCACCACGCATGCAATTTGATGATAAGAATCGAGTGGAGAAGGCAAAAAAGCGTGCATTGTTCTATCAAACTGAAGCTAAAAATAGAGTTGAATTGTTTCTGCATTTGCCCCAGTATGAACATGGGACCCAACTTCCTGATCTTGAATCAAAGTTTTTCCAACTTGAGCCAATACATCCTGTAATTTATAAG GTTGGATTACAGTATTTGACTGGAGATATTTCTGGGGGGAATGCTCGTTGTATTGCCATGCTTCAATCATTTCAGGAAGCAATTAGAGACTATTCCACTCCACCAGAGAAAAGTCTTTATAGGGACTTAACTGCTAAACTCAGTAGTTATATTTCATTTTTTACAGAATGCAGACCACTTTCTATCAGTATGGGAAATGCAATTAGGTATATAAAGAGTCGTATTGCCAAATTACCACATTTGCTTTCTGAATCAGAAGCAAAAGCTGCAATTTGTGCAGATATTGACATCTTTATAAATGAGAAGATACTACTTGCTGACAAGGTGATAGTAAGGCATGCTGCTACGAAGGTTAGAGATGGGGATGTTCTTCTCACGTATGGATCATCATGTGTGGTTGAGATGACTCTGTTGTATGCCCATGAGCTTGGAATACAATTTCGAGTTGTGGTAGTAGACTCACGCCCAAAGTTTGAAGGTCAAGCATTAGTTCGGAGGCTGGTGGCTAAGGGATTGAGTTGTACATACACTCATATAAATGCGGTTTCTTATGTTATGCATGAAGTGACAAAAGTGATTTTAGGGGCTGCCTCTGTATTGTCAAATGGAACTGTATATTCTAGAGTTGGGACTGCATCTGTAGCTATGGTTGCTCATGCATTCCGAGTTCCAGTCTTGATCTGTTGTGAAGCATATAAATTTCATGAAAGGGTACAACTTGATTCAATTTGCTCCAATGAACTAG GTGACTCTGATGCTATAGCAGTGGTTCCTTGTAGAAAGGATGTGAATTATCTGGAACATTTGGCAAATAAAGAAAATCTACAACTTCTaaatttatt GTATGATGCTACTCCATCAGATTATATTACAATGATTGTAACAGATTATGGCATG ATCCCACCCACAAGTGTACCTGTCATTGTACGTGAGTATCGAAGAGCAGAAGTATGGTTGTAG